A portion of the Acidisoma sp. PAMC 29798 genome contains these proteins:
- a CDS encoding type II toxin-antitoxin system RelE/ParE family toxin: MKRLRLTYRPAALADLDSIFDFIEADNPTRAASFVDEILSRCGALGVYPELGPVRHDLGVGIRIYPMFGRIVVAYRVDEDAVQVIRVFSSGQDYATILTDGDTPL; the protein is encoded by the coding sequence GTGAAGCGGCTTAGGCTCACCTATCGCCCGGCTGCTTTAGCGGACCTCGATTCCATTTTTGATTTCATCGAAGCGGACAACCCGACGCGAGCCGCCAGTTTTGTGGACGAGATCCTATCTCGATGCGGCGCTCTGGGCGTTTACCCAGAGCTTGGACCTGTCCGCCATGACCTCGGTGTGGGCATTCGGATCTATCCAATGTTCGGTCGTATCGTCGTTGCATATCGCGTCGACGAAGATGCGGTACAGGTTATACGCGTGTTCTCCAGTGGCCAGGACTATGCGACCATTCTGACCGACGGAGACACACCACTGTGA
- a CDS encoding DUF4410 domain-containing protein produces the protein MSGRLAAIGLCGALLLLGGCARTTSSAILSTASPAPALPPTRLLLALDDSALAQDPDHADRARIDAEMQRRMIDGLRQPEIQVIALPPNTLVVAGSARTLLIRCKVTTFRAGNQALRLTVGFGAGRVELGLATQVIDLRGPMAVPVAHFDSRSTTGRMPGPGLGLFGAVGTGQVLGMAGGAAGLLAGSQVTLTAQDKRLSTLVVAQLHIYFREQGWVALAPPDPAVFPQADSLAAPRPL, from the coding sequence GTGAGCGGGCGTCTGGCTGCCATCGGATTGTGCGGCGCCCTGCTCCTGCTCGGCGGATGCGCGCGGACCACCAGTTCGGCGATCCTTTCCACGGCATCCCCTGCCCCTGCCTTGCCGCCGACGCGGCTGCTTCTGGCCCTGGATGACTCCGCTCTGGCCCAGGATCCGGATCATGCCGATCGGGCGCGGATCGATGCGGAGATGCAGCGCCGGATGATCGACGGGTTGCGGCAGCCGGAGATCCAGGTCATCGCCTTGCCGCCGAACACCCTGGTGGTGGCTGGATCTGCCCGCACTCTGCTGATCCGCTGCAAGGTCACGACCTTCAGGGCAGGCAACCAGGCGCTGCGACTGACGGTGGGTTTCGGTGCGGGTCGCGTCGAGCTGGGTCTCGCCACGCAAGTGATCGACTTGCGCGGGCCGATGGCCGTGCCGGTCGCGCATTTCGACAGCCGGAGCACGACGGGGCGGATGCCGGGTCCAGGCCTCGGCCTGTTCGGCGCGGTTGGAACGGGGCAGGTACTGGGAATGGCGGGCGGTGCAGCAGGGCTTCTGGCCGGCTCACAGGTGACGCTCACGGCTCAGGACAAGCGCTTGAGCACCCTCGTGGTGGCCCAGTTGCACATATATTTTCGAGAACAAGGCTGGGTCGCCTTGGCTCCGCCCGATCCGGCGGTCTTTCCGCAGGCAGACTCCTTGGCGGCGCCGCGACCGCTTTAG
- a CDS encoding Cof-type HAD-IIB family hydrolase: MSGYTGTTPIRLVVSDIDGTLVRHDKTLHPETIKAAQELRDAGIVLCLVSSRPPRGMKMYLEALGLKTPHAGFNGGETVGADEQILDQLVIPGDAARTAVAHMTAAGLDVWVFAGDGWYVKGGDGPYVAHEAEVTRNTFTVVDDFEPYLDSTNKIMSSSKEFDRVARVEAELQGLMGEVASVNRSSPYYVDVTNVDANKGHAALALARIIGVSPEAMCCLGDMNVDVPMLKVAGLSVAMGNAADSVKAAAMVVTGTNDESGWADAIRTYVLPKAP; the protein is encoded by the coding sequence ATGAGCGGTTACACCGGGACCACGCCGATCCGCCTCGTCGTCAGCGATATCGACGGCACGCTCGTGCGCCACGACAAGACCCTCCATCCCGAGACCATCAAGGCAGCCCAGGAATTGCGCGACGCGGGCATCGTGCTGTGCCTTGTCAGCAGCCGGCCGCCGCGCGGCATGAAGATGTATCTGGAAGCGCTGGGCCTGAAGACGCCCCATGCCGGCTTCAATGGCGGGGAGACGGTGGGCGCGGATGAGCAGATCCTCGACCAGCTCGTGATCCCCGGTGACGCCGCTCGCACAGCGGTCGCGCATATGACCGCAGCCGGCCTCGATGTCTGGGTCTTCGCCGGCGACGGCTGGTATGTGAAGGGCGGCGATGGGCCTTATGTCGCGCATGAGGCGGAGGTGACGCGCAATACCTTCACCGTGGTCGATGATTTCGAGCCCTATCTCGACAGCACCAACAAGATCATGTCCTCCAGCAAGGAGTTCGACCGCGTGGCGCGGGTCGAGGCGGAGTTGCAGGGCCTGATGGGCGAGGTCGCCTCGGTCAACCGCTCCTCTCCCTATTATGTCGATGTCACCAATGTCGATGCCAACAAGGGCCATGCCGCCCTGGCGCTTGCCCGCATCATCGGCGTCTCGCCGGAGGCGATGTGCTGCCTGGGGGACATGAATGTCGATGTGCCGATGCTCAAGGTGGCGGGGCTGTCCGTCGCCATGGGCAACGCGGCTGACTCCGTGAAGGCCGCCGCAATGGTCGTGACGGGCACGAATGACGAATCCGGTTGGGCGGATGCGATCCGCACCTATGTCTTGCCGAAGGCACCTTGA
- a CDS encoding zinc-binding alcohol dehydrogenase family protein, which yields MRAVGYQASLPIEDPASLVDIDLPTPQATGYDLLVEIKAISVNPVDTKVRKRAAPEAGGWKVLGWDAAGVVVATGPDATLFKPGDEVFYAGDIARSGTNAQFHLIDERIVGHKPKSLTWAEAAAMPLTAITAWEALFDRLDVRKPVPGFPPAILIIGGAGGVASIAIQLACHLTDMTVIGTASRPETESWVRDLGAHHVVNHSKPLGAEVAALGLGPIGFVFSTTNTDAHLKEIEALIAPQGRFGLIDDPSTLDVNLFKRKSVSTHWELMYTRSIFQTADMAEQGALLNEVARLIDAGSIRTTLGENYGTINAANLKRAHTMLESGKARGKIVLEGFA from the coding sequence ATGCGCGCCGTCGGTTATCAGGCCTCGCTTCCGATCGAAGATCCCGCCTCGCTTGTCGATATCGACCTGCCCACGCCACAGGCCACGGGGTACGACCTGCTCGTCGAGATCAAGGCCATTTCGGTCAATCCAGTCGATACCAAGGTCCGCAAGCGCGCGGCGCCCGAGGCCGGCGGCTGGAAGGTGCTCGGCTGGGACGCCGCCGGCGTGGTGGTAGCGACGGGGCCCGACGCAACGCTGTTCAAGCCCGGCGACGAGGTCTTTTACGCCGGTGACATCGCGCGGTCTGGCACCAATGCCCAGTTTCATCTGATCGATGAGCGTATCGTCGGTCACAAGCCAAAATCCCTGACTTGGGCCGAGGCGGCGGCCATGCCGCTGACCGCCATCACGGCGTGGGAGGCACTGTTCGATCGCCTCGACGTGCGCAAGCCGGTGCCGGGCTTCCCGCCCGCGATCCTGATCATCGGCGGCGCCGGCGGTGTCGCGTCCATCGCCATCCAGCTTGCCTGCCACCTGACGGATATGACCGTGATCGGCACGGCGTCCCGGCCCGAGACGGAAAGCTGGGTGCGCGATCTCGGCGCCCATCACGTGGTGAACCACAGCAAGCCGCTGGGGGCGGAGGTTGCGGCCCTTGGCCTGGGCCCGATCGGATTCGTGTTTTCGACCACCAATACGGATGCGCATCTGAAAGAGATCGAGGCGCTGATCGCACCGCAGGGGCGGTTCGGGCTGATCGACGATCCTTCGACCCTCGACGTCAATCTGTTCAAGCGCAAAAGCGTCTCGACGCATTGGGAGCTGATGTATACGCGGTCGATCTTCCAGACGGCCGATATGGCGGAGCAAGGCGCGCTGCTGAACGAGGTGGCGCGTCTCATCGACGCGGGCAGCATCCGCACGACGCTGGGCGAGAACTACGGGACCATCAACGCCGCGAACCTGAAGCGGGCGCATACGATGCTCGAAAGCGGCAAGGCGCGCGGCAAGATCGTGCTGGAGGGGTTTGCCTGA
- the argE gene encoding acetylornithine deacetylase produces the protein MSRTVETLARLVAFPTITRGPNRDLMAWLADRLTVIGAIVRVMPGTDDDRVNLFATIGPMGADGVVLSAHVDVVPVAGQTWSGDPFILREQDGRLHGRGSVDMKGFLAGMVTAAQLASRMPLRRPLHLAISHDEEIGCVGVRPMLRLLAEEGFTAAACVVGEPTGLRIATGHKGKVAALMRCRGLAAHSANPGRGINAIGLAAAMVAEVEAIGLWLSEGGIRDAAYEVPHGTAQVGTINGGTALNIVPADCAFAFELRLPAGEDAGVLLDRLRAAAARIVAVRGGTIEIDVTNAYPGLAEPEDSVAVSLAAAAGASTAFTKLDFGTEGGLFREVLGIPTVICGPGSIDRAHKPDEYITRDELAAGDAFLRALVEGLTR, from the coding sequence GTCTGGTCGCCTTCCCGACCATCACGCGGGGGCCCAACCGCGATCTGATGGCGTGGCTCGCGGACCGGCTGACCGTGATCGGCGCCATCGTGCGGGTGATGCCGGGCACGGATGACGACCGCGTCAACCTCTTCGCGACCATCGGGCCGATGGGCGCCGATGGCGTCGTGCTCTCCGCCCATGTCGATGTGGTGCCGGTCGCCGGCCAAACCTGGTCCGGCGATCCCTTCATCCTGCGCGAGCAGGATGGCCGCTTGCATGGGCGTGGGTCGGTGGACATGAAGGGCTTCCTCGCCGGTATGGTGACGGCAGCCCAATTGGCGAGCCGCATGCCGCTGCGGCGCCCTCTGCATCTCGCCATCTCGCATGACGAGGAGATCGGCTGTGTCGGTGTGCGGCCAATGCTGCGGCTCTTGGCTGAGGAGGGTTTCACCGCTGCTGCCTGCGTCGTAGGCGAACCGACCGGGCTGCGCATCGCGACCGGGCACAAGGGCAAGGTTGCTGCGCTGATGCGATGCCGGGGCCTGGCCGCGCATTCGGCCAATCCGGGGCGCGGCATCAATGCCATCGGCCTTGCGGCGGCGATGGTGGCCGAGGTCGAGGCGATCGGGCTGTGGTTGTCGGAGGGCGGCATCCGCGACGCGGCGTATGAGGTGCCGCATGGCACCGCGCAGGTTGGGACCATCAATGGCGGCACGGCGCTGAATATTGTGCCCGCCGATTGCGCCTTCGCCTTCGAACTGAGGTTGCCGGCTGGGGAAGACGCGGGCGTGCTGCTCGACCGTCTCCGCGCCGCTGCCGCGCGGATTGTGGCTGTCCGGGGCGGGACGATCGAGATCGATGTGACCAACGCCTATCCGGGTCTGGCCGAGCCCGAGGACTCCGTCGCGGTCAGCCTCGCCGCCGCTGCCGGCGCCTCCACCGCCTTCACCAAGCTCGACTTCGGAACCGAGGGCGGCTTGTTCCGGGAGGTTTTAGGCATTCCCACGGTGATCTGTGGTCCCGGATCGATCGACCGCGCGCATAAGCCGGACGAGTACATCACGCGAGACGAGTTGGCGGCGGGGGATGCCTTCCTCCGGGCACTGGTAGAGGGGCTGACAAGGTAG